One segment of Carya illinoinensis cultivar Pawnee chromosome 13, C.illinoinensisPawnee_v1, whole genome shotgun sequence DNA contains the following:
- the LOC122291425 gene encoding putative phytosulfokines 6 isoform X1, which translates to MKRSLHSNALLLFLLILISISKISARTIATQKGQETVKLNEINTSGGPDLVKLESNEFMNQLMGVEDCNKGDEECFQRRIVSEAHLDYIYTQHHKP; encoded by the exons ATGAAGCGCAGCCTGCATTCCAATGCTCTTCTCCTCTTCCTGCTGATACTTATTTCCATCTCAAAAATATCAGCCCGTACCATAGCAACCCAAAAAG GACAGGAGACAGTGAAGCTCAACGAAATCAATACTTCTGGAGGTCCTGATCTTGTAAAGTTGGAAAGCAATGAATTTATGAAT CAGCTCATGGGAGTGGAGGATTGTAACAAAGGAGATGAAGAATGCTTTCAGAGAAGGATAGTTTCAGAGGCTCACTTGGACTACATCTACACCCAGCACCACAAGCCTTGA
- the LOC122291425 gene encoding putative phytosulfokines 6 isoform X2 — MKRSLHSNALLLFLLILISISKISARTIATQKGQETVKLNEINTSGGPDLVKLESNEFMNLMGVEDCNKGDEECFQRRIVSEAHLDYIYTQHHKP; from the exons ATGAAGCGCAGCCTGCATTCCAATGCTCTTCTCCTCTTCCTGCTGATACTTATTTCCATCTCAAAAATATCAGCCCGTACCATAGCAACCCAAAAAG GACAGGAGACAGTGAAGCTCAACGAAATCAATACTTCTGGAGGTCCTGATCTTGTAAAGTTGGAAAGCAATGAATTTATGAAT CTCATGGGAGTGGAGGATTGTAACAAAGGAGATGAAGAATGCTTTCAGAGAAGGATAGTTTCAGAGGCTCACTTGGACTACATCTACACCCAGCACCACAAGCCTTGA
- the LOC122292657 gene encoding histone deacetylase HDT1-like — protein sequence MEFWGVEVKAGQPLKVKPGEEKVIHLSQASLGEFKTKGNESVPLFLKFDDQKLVLGTLSTENFPQLSFDLVFEKEFELSHNWKHGSVFFLGYKAFTPEEDDHDDFDTDSEDEELEDLPLISGENGKAGSTITTQKAASKPESSEKQVKLVEPSKDDEDDDSSDQDDEDDDDDDAMSFESGDDSDDDSDEESEETPKKVELGKKRPSDAAHNTPVPAKKAKPATPQKTDGKKGGHTATPHPSKKAGKTPANSDQAKQQTPKSGGQFSCKSCSKSFTSEVGLQSHTKAKHGGN from the exons ATGGAGTTTTGGG gtgtCGAAGTCAAGGCAGGGCAGCCTCTTAAAGTTAAACCTGGTGAGGAGAAGGTCATACATCTTTCGCAG GCATCTTTGGGCGAGTTTAAGACAAAGGGAAATGAATCAGTCCCTCTCTTTTTAAAGTTTGATGATCAGAAACTTGTCTTGGGAACCCTTTCCACGGAGAATTTCCCTCAGCTGTCTTTTGATTTGGTTTTTGAGAAGGAGTTTGAGCTCTCTCACAACTGGAAACATGGGAGTGTCTTTTTTCTTGGCTACAAAGCATTTACTCCAGAGGA GGATGATCATGACG ATTTTGATACTGATTCAGAGGATGAAGAGTTGGAGGATTTGCCATTGATTAGCGGAGAAAATG GCAAGGCTGGTTCAACGATTACCACTCAAAAAGCTGCTTCCAAGCCTGAATCTTCTGAAAAGCAGGTTAAGCTTGTAGAACCAAGCAAAGACGACGAGGATGATGATTCTAGTGACCAG GATGATGAggacgatgatgatgatgatgcaaTGTCATTTGAGTCTGGTGATGACTCTGATGATGACTCTGATGAGGAGAGTGAAGAAACACCAAAGAAG GttgaattgggaaagaagaggCCCTCTGATGCTGCACACAATACTCCCGTACCTGCTAAAAAGGCAAAACCAGCTACTCCTCAAAAGACAG ATGGTAAGAAGGGTGGTCATACGGCAACTCCGCATCCTTCCAAGAAGGCTGGAAAGACTCCTGCAAATAGTGACCAAGCTAAGCAGCAGACCCCAAAATCTGGTGGTCAATTCTCTTGCAAGTCTTGCAGCAA GAGTTTCACCTCAGAGGTTGGTCTTCAGTCACACACAAAGGCCAAGCATGGTGGAAATTAA
- the LOC122292066 gene encoding splicing factor U2af small subunit B-like has protein sequence MAEHLASIFGTEKDRVNCPFYFKIGACRHGDRCSRLHTKPSISPTLLLSNMYQRPDMITPGVDAQGHPIDPRTIQRHFEEFYEDLFEELGKYGEIESLNVCDNLADHMVGNVYVQFREEEHAANALRNLTGRFYAGRPIIVDFSPVTDFREATCRQYEENTCNRGGYCNFMHLKRISRELRRQLFGRYRRRHSRSRSPYRHRSYEERSHGSHGSGRKYDERDRYYESRSRRHRSDSPGHKRERSRSRSPGGRRNHSPVREGSEERRAKIEQWNREREQQQDNSSKVDNYGNNDGSYNRHMQNGDQYDDYQQQRSPLQEGYNY, from the exons ATGGCGGAGCATCTGGCTTCGATATTTGGGACAGAGAAGGACCGTGTGAACTGCCCCTTCTACTTCAAGATCGGAGCTTGTAGGCATGGAGACCGCTGCTCCCGCCTCCATACCAAGCCCAGCATCAGCCCCACTCTTCTCCTCTCTAATATGTACCAGCGCCCCGACATGATCACCCCCGGCGTTGATGCCCAGGGCCACCCCATCGACCCCCGCACCATACAAAGGCATTTCGAG GAATTCTACGAAGATCTGTTTGAGGAGCTAGGAAAGTACGGAGAAATTGAGAGCCTCAATGTTTGCGATAACCTTGCTGATCACATGGTTGGTAATGTCTACGTTCAGTTCAGAGAGGAGGAACATGCTGCCAATGCTCTCCGGAATCTTACCGGAAGATTTTATGctg GCCGTCCCATCATTGTCGACTTTTCTCCGGTGACAGACTTCCGTGAAGCCACCTGTAGGCAGTATGAGGAGAACACATGCAACCGTGGTGGATACTGTAATTTTATGCACTTGAAAAGGATTAGCAG GGAGTTGAGGCGTCAATTGTTTGGGAGGTACCGACGAAGGCACAGTCGCAGTCGAAGCCCCTATAGGCATCGTAGCTATGAAGAGCGCTCTCACGGAAGCCATGGTTCAGGAAGAAAGTATGATGAAAGGGACCGTTATTATGAAAGTCGGAGCAGGAGGCATAGGAGCGATAGCCCTGGCCATAAGAGAGAACGAAGCAGAAGTAGGAGCCCTGGGGGAAGGAGGAACCACAGTCCAGTTAGGGAAGGCAGTGAGGAGAGACGTGCCAAAATTGAGCAGTGGAACCGGGAAAGGGAACAACAGCAAGACAATTCTAGTAAGGTTGACAATTATGGAAATAATGATGGCAGTTACAATAGACATATGCAGAATGGAGATCAGTACGATGACTACCAGCAGCAGCGGAGTCCACTACAAGAAGGATATAATTACTGA